The genomic stretch TACGCATCCTAGTAGGGCCTGGATTTTTAATCCTGTATACTTTTCATCGTTGAACAAAGACTCCAAGTAACAACACTGAAGTCTATCTGCCACCAGGGCGTGCTCCCCACAAACTGTGGGGAGCCGGGCCTCAGTACAGCTTACCAAGCCCCTGCCTGTCCCTGAGCACTAGAGCCCTGTGGCCTCTGCACAGCCATTCCTCTAGAGCATTCTTCCTTCTCCTGAATCACCTAGCAAACTCCTATTCAGCCCTCAAGGCCCCACTCGAACACCCAGTCTCCCAGCCACCGGTGTCCTTCCACTACTCAGAGCCCCCTGCTGGGCGCTGTGTTCCTTCCCTGAGTCCCAGCACTCGAACCCCACGTGCCTTACCTTTTTGTCCCATTGCTGATGTAAGTAGCGCAAaagaatgtttgttttttctgtcacAATAACTGAGAAGGAAAGACAGACAAAGTTGCAGGAAGAAGCTGTGGGGAGCCAGCTGCAGGCGGCCCAGCCCCCATCCCAGCCTGCACTGTCTCCCAGGACGAGCTTACCCCTTCCTGGCCTCTGGGCTGTCCCTGCCCTGGGTGGCCTTTGTGTGACTCAAGTCACCACCCCCAACCCTGGAGGAGATTTCAGGAAGCCAAGCATTCTCCCTCCTGAGCACAGGCCACTACCATGAGCCCAAGCTGGCTGCCCTGACAGGGTCCCTGCTTCCCAGAGAGAGGCCGAGTCTTAAGCTGAGCTCGGATTCCACCCTCAGGCAGGGGAATGAGCCCCAGCATGCCAGGTCACGTGGGTGTTTTCCCAGACAGACCAGGAGCACAGATCCACATGCTGTGCCCCAGTGACCACAGAACGCACCCAGCAGAGTCCAGGATTTTTTCACGGTTGAAAGAAAACACCGTGACCACAATAAATAACCTTGAGATCCCCCTGCTCTGTAGGCTCCAGGCCTTTCCCTGCAGCTCCCTCTGCCTAGACGCCCCCTCCCCAAGCTGCCCACCCCAGGCGGGGCTGGGTCCCCCACCCCATGGCACAAGTCTCGAGACCTGTGACAGGGAGCCAGCAGGGGAGGCCTGACTTgatgcgggggtgggggtgagggccaGCGAGCGGCAGACGAGGGCCAGCTTGGGACCCCGCAGGGCTGGACGTGGATGCCGGCGTGGACATCAGGAGGGTCCCAGGGAAAGCCAGGCTTCCCGCTGCTCCCAAGGGCTGGGAGCTGCCCAGCTCCCCACAGGTCACCTCCTGCACCACCCTCTGGCCCTTCCCCTCGGCAGCCGGGATGGGACAGAACAACAGAGGCCACTTACTCTGTTCGGACGGGTACTCCCGAGTGGGCAGGTAGACTGAGGGACGTCGGTTCTGTGGGAGGGTTGGGAAGGCGTGGGTTAGGAGAGTAGACAGGTCTGGGGTCCCCTCACCCCTCAACTCGGCACCCGCCCTCCAATGCAGATCAAAAGACGTGTGAGGATTTCAAGTGGGGCTGGGTTTGGAGCTCGGCCCCTCTTTCTGGCAAGACCCCAACCTGGGGGCTGCACACCACCCCCGGCCCTTTCCCCGAGGGCAGCTCACGGCCCACGTACTCACCGAGGCTTTGCACACGGAGTCGGCATGAAATCGACTAAAATTGCTTTTGTTGTAGACAGGCAGTCCTTTCAAAAAATCTGCCTAGAAGACAGGGAAGATGGTAAGTGAGAAATCAGGCAGCAGGCTGGGCCACCCCTGGAGCACCTGTGACCGGGTGGGCTACCTACCGGGCGACTTCCGGTTTCCATCTTTCTGTTCTGTCATTCAAGTTTTCTAGAACTCCCCCTTGAGTTGGCCACCTGATGTGTCCACTCTTATGACCAGAACGAAGTAACCAACCCCAGAGTAAGGGTATGATCTCCCACAGGGTCCTCACAATAAACCTGTCACCAGGCAAGGAgcggggaaaccgaggctcaaacAGGACAGGACACTTGCATCAAGTCAGGAGCAAGCAGCGGGGTGGGGAGCCGGACCCGGGCCCTTCCAACTGCAGACCTGTCCTCTGTGCTAGCTGAATACTGAACTCGTGGTCTCACCTCCATTTATGCACCTTTGATAGAGCCTGGGATGGAGACTTGTCCACCCTAAGAAACACTGAGGGTCCATGTGACAatacatgggggtgggggagcaggagGCTGGGTGAAGGGGAAACAGCAGCTGGGACACAGGGGCTGCTGGGACACAGGACCCGAAGCCTGGGGTCAACCGAGCTTCCGAATCCTGAGAAAACTCAGAAACCCAAGTTTCAGTGTGTCAGtgccagcttttttctttttttttttttttggctgcgccatgtggcacgtaggatcctagttccccaaccacggatcgaacccgtgtcccctgcattggaagttcAGAGTCTTAAttactggcccaccagggaagttccagtgCCAGCTTTTTAAAACTGGCTGAGCTCTTCAGCAAACACTGTGTGGACCAGGGTTGGCTCGAGGGCTGCTCCTGGGGTCCCCACATCCAAAGGCTGCCCTGTACGGGGAGAATGCCTCCCAGTGGCGGGAGGGCCAGAAGCCTAAAGGAAGCAGGctggctcctccctgcccccgctGCCTGGGGCAGGGGTCAGGCCCCAGAGGTTTCAGGCCCGCAAGGTGCCAGGGAGCCAGCGACAGATTCATTCACAGCTCTGACTCTTGGAAAGTCATTTTTCTCTGACGCTCTGGCACCAAGTGggcaaggaagggagagagctCTGGAAGGGGAAGACCCTGACTCTGGGTGGAGGGCAGGTCTCTGCCACAAGATGGGGGTGAATAAAGGCCAAGGGGAGCTGTGTCCgcctcaggaaactgaggcacaagaaccCCGGGGAGGGATGAAGGCTGAGAACTTGGGGCAGGGAGTGACTTCCCAGCAGAGCAGGAGGGCAACGCTGTCGTCAGGCCCGGagagggagagctggggaggaCCAGGGGTTTCCCAAGCTGGAGTCACCCCATcatacagacgaggaaactgaggcaaaaagaTCACGTAACACTCACCTGAGGTCCCCCAGCCCCAACGAGAAAACAAGGAAGCTGACTGAACCCAGGTTTGCCGAACCTCAGAGGCCAAGCTCCTGTTCTGTGATGCCAGtgcctctgcttcctgcctgAAAGCCGAGGGCTCAGAGCCTACAGGCTACGTGAACCCTCCCTCGGGTGCTCCATCGCCATGCCTGACCCAGGCGCTGCGCTCTCGGGGAAGCCGCTGTTCAGGGGATCCCCCATCACCCTCTGGTGCCGGCGGAAACAGGCGTCCTCACCCCTGTGGGGCCCAACCCCTTCTCTGCTGGGCCCCAGCAAGACCCTAGCGGGATGGGTGAGCCAGGGGAGCTGGAACGTGGATGGGCCTCCTGCTCCCACCCAGGAGGTGGCCCTCACATCTGGGTGACCTACGGCCCCAGAGCCAGCTCAGAGTCCCTCAAACCTGCCTCCCCTGTCCCAGGACCCCTGCCTCAGCTCAGCCCCAGACTATGGGGCTAGCTTCATCCATCCGGCAAGGTGTTCTCAGGACCCAGCTGTGTGGTGGGCCCCACACCAGGCACCAGAGCACTGCGGAGAGCCACAGCAGACCTACTTCTGGCCCCAGGGAACACCCAGTGCATGGGGACACGAGTGTGCGTCAAAGAGCCATGCAGTGAATGCAGAGTGGCCATGAGGACAGGGCACCACAAGGTGCCATGTGAGGCCCATGACAGTagggggagggggtagggaaGGCTGGCTggtctgggggatggggaggactGCCCAGATGCAGTGATGCAGGCCTGAGACCTAAAGGAGAGGATGGGTCCCTGCCCCAACTCAAACCCCTCCGCAGCCCTGGCTCGGCTTGGCCCACGCCAGCCTCCTGCCACACACCTCCTCAGCCCGTGCCACCCTCCAGGAATGTCCCTCCGTCCTCCATGTGGGAAACACCCGCCAAACTCTCCAGCCAGCTCaaaacaccccctcccccttccctctccccacacctcgGGAGCCTCTAGCAGGGAGCCTCTGCCAGAGCCACGCTCATACCCCAACGAGGTCATCTGTTTACACATCCAGTTCCCTCACTGGACTGCCACCTCCctgaggcagagggcagggcagggctggctcaACCCTGGGTCCCTGACAGGGCTAACATGGGGGCCGGGCAGCAGAGTGGTGAGAGGTTCCGAAGCCCCAGGCCTGCACTGAATCCTGGATGGGCCcctccctggctgtgtgacccgggGCAGGTGACCTCCCAGTCTGGCCGCCCCAGTTGTGAACCAGGTTTACAAGAGGGACCCCTCCCAGGGTTGTTCTGGGTTTCAGTAAGACAACACAGGGAGAGAGCTTTGCCCAGAGCACCCCTGAGGGCAGCTGTTAGTATCAATGTATgtatgctgaataaatgaatgcagacAGGGCATGGCCAGTACTTCCTGTCAGCTAAGCAGGAAAACCAGGCCTCAGACACAGGGAGGAATCCTCACCTCAGCCAGACAAATCCTGGCTACAGCTGGGCCCAGAAGCTGTCCATTGCCTCAGCAAACACTCACTGAATATCTGTGTGCCAGTCCCTGTGTGGGCAGCCTGCCAGTGACCCAATCGAAGcaagatgaggaaaagaaatggTGTGCAGAGAGAGGAGGCATGGGGGCCTCCTGCAGTCAGGAAGGGACCCTCTGAGCAGATGTTATTCACAGGAGGAAGAGCAATCCAGGCAGGAGTAACAGGTGCAAAGACCCTGGGGTGGCAGGGACTGAGTGTGAAGATGTGAAAACAAGGCCACTGTGGCTGGAGCTCACAgcggggaggggtgcagagggtggagatgaggtcacagagctgggcagGGACCTTGGAGGCTGAGGGGGGGAGGTGGGTTTCACTGGGGTTACAACAGGAAGCCCCCAGACTGTTTTGTAAGCTAGATAGTGGTATTATCTGATTGACATCTTTAAAAGCTCCCTCTGGTTCTGGGTGAATTACAAACTGCCAGTGGGGCAGGATGGAGGCAAGAagaccagggaggaggctggagcaggTGTTCAGGCGGGAGGTGGCAGTGCCGGGACCAGGGTGGGGAGCTGCGAACAGATTCAGAATTCGTTTTGGAGGCAGAGCCAACAGAATCTTCTTAGGAACTGGGAGTGGACAATGAGGTCGCAGCGAGGAGTCAAGGACAACACCCAGGCTTGGGGACCCACGTGCTAGGAACCCACTTACCACTTTCCCATATCCTTCCTGACAAGAAGTCTTTTACCTATTCCCCACCACATCCCAAGGACTATGGCTTGTGGGCTGGGACCCTGAGTCCAGGAACAATGGGGTTTGACTTGCCCTGACAAAAGCTTCCATCACCTCTGTCAGCCCTGGGGATGCCAAAGAGTGGAGGAAATGAAGGGGGCTTCAGCACAACTGTGAGGCTGTGTGCAGAGCCCAAACCCCAAAGAACCACCAGACCCAAATCCCAGGATGAGTGAGCGGCCCAAGGGGGATGTTAACCTCCCAAAAAGTTGGCATTATCCCCACTTCAAGATGAGGAGACAGCTGGGAGGGAATGTCACCATCCCCGAGTCACCCAGCTCATCTGTTGAGCGTTCACTGTCCCAAGCCCTTTAAGACGTCAGTTCCCCAAATTATCACAACCCTATGAAGTCTGGACTATTGCTACCCTCATTTAACAGGGATAGGGCCTGGTGACTGGAGAGATGAAGTCGCTCCCTCTTAGAGCTGGTCGGGACAGGAATGTTGGAGGTGGGGTCAGGGCTCTGGGGGACCAAGGCAGTTCGCGATGTCGCACTTCCTTTGGCGATAAAGCCCCGCATGTCACGATGTcaagccccctccccgccccgacGCTCAGGCCGGCCTCCCAAACCTTCCCGAACAGGAAAGGCCCAGGCCTGGCGCCCGGAGGACGAGGCCTCAGTTGGGGGTCTCGGGggaccccatccccacccccccaggcgatTTCCGGGGGAGCCGCGACCCGGAAATGAATGAGTTGTCAGGGCCTGGAAACCTAGATAGGGTCAGGGGTCGGAGATGGAGCCAGGACGCGGTCAGCAAGAAGCTCACAGCAGGGTCCGGGGGGGGGTCGAAGGTGACAGGTCAGagagaggggcggggccgggcccgAGGGGGCCGGCTAGGGCGGTGAGGGGCCTCGGGGGTTACTGGAGGTGGGTGGGCCCGCGGCGCCATTTTGTCGAGCGGAGGGGGAGTACGGCCCTGGCGGCCACCCTCACCATCTTCTGTTTCCTCCGTCGCCGCCTCAGCCACCGCCTCagccgccgccaccgccaccaCAGCCGCCTCCTTAGCAGCCGCCGCACAGTAACTTCTAGCCACGGCACAGCCCACACTGCTGGTGCGGCCGCCCTTCAGTCGTTGGTCCGCCCTCTGGCCCTGCCTCCAAGTTATGCGGTCTTTGCGCATTCCCATTGGCCAGATCCGGCTAAGTCACGCGCCCATTGGTCGCCACGCCGCCTCCCTTCGTGGTCAAGTTCAGTTGAGAGAGCAAAACCCCGCCCGGGACTTGCAAGTGAAGAGCAGCGAAATCCGGAAGTGGGCGGAGGCCGCGCCCCCAAAGCCCCTTGGGATTTGTAGTCTGCAACACCCGGAGGTCCCACCGGTCTCTCTAGCGTTTGCTAAGCTTTTTCATATGGTGGCTCATGGGGTTctcacagcagcctcagaagGATAGGGACCCACCGTTAcactcccagcctcctccctggggtCCCAACCTTAGGTTTCGGCATATCTAAACTGCTCCCACACTAGCCGCTTGATATCTTTAAGCTGACAGAGCATTTTTGAAACACTTCCCTTGGCTCCCCAGTATCCCAAGGATCCAGTCCCGCCTCCTCGGTCCCAAATTCTGGGCCCCTCTGGCCTCCTTCGTCCACCTTTTATCCTGACCCGTCCAATCCCTCCTCCCTTTGGGCCCTCCCAGACCCTGCCACCTTCTCTAAGAAGCCTTCCCCGACTGCGTTCTACCCAGGGCAAAGTCCAGTGCCTCCTTTGGGCTCCACGGTCCTCACAATCATCCTCCCAGCCCTGACTCCACTGTGTCCAAACTGCCTGGGTACGAATCAAGCCAccgcccccaccaccaccaccaccaccaccagcctgACAGCCTGGAGAGAACAAGAACTTATTGAGGAAGTACCCAATAAGTTACTAAGTGGAAGCTACTAAGTATTATTACACCAACATCACAGCAAAGGAGAAATGAACATCTCATTTTAAGGATGGATccgctttatttattttttttggccgcgcagcaAGCAGGATCCTAAttcctcaaccagggatggaacccgcgccccttgcagtggaaacgtggagtcataaccactggactgccagggaagtcccattttatTGGAACCAAATGAACCTCAGAGAGCTAAgatcttgctcaaggtcacagaaccCGTCCCCAAGGGGCAAGTGGAGGATTCAaacccctcccacctctccacAAGCCTTCCTAGAACTGTGAGAATTGACATTTTATAATAAGACAAGTGAAAATTTGAacatttattagatttttaatgacatgaaggaattgtttttttttttttttttttttttagctgtgaaAAGCTTTGTGAATATGTATTAAAGGGCCCTTATCTTAGAGAAGTGagttctgaaatatttacagaagaaataaCCTGATGCCCGAGATTTGCACCTCAGGAGAGGGCAGGATAGGTTGTGGGTAGAGCTGTGTACTGGGTTACAAGGGCGTTCACTGTACCATTCTGTGGACTGATGCACATGTTCGAAATTCTTCCTAATTCAAAAGCGTAAAAAGGCATTTGGCAAGGTCTGACTTCCCACTCCCTCTTCCAGTCTAATCCCACAATTCTTCCCCTGGGCCAACCCCGAAATCTGAGGATTCATGTCCGTCCGAGTCCCAGTCGTCAGCGAGGAAAAATGCtttaatggggggggggggtccagcCGGCAGCGTCGCGCTGCTCAGTGGCTCAACGATTTTCGACCCTTGTGCATGCGGCGAAGAATGACCTGGACGCCGTTTGGCTTGCTCAAGCGCCGGATCCAACCATGCTTGTTCTTGCGCTTGATGTTGCTCGGCTGATACTCGTTCCCGCGCGCCTTGCCCCGGGTCTGCTGCACGGCGGGGAGTCCCCAGGCGTCGGGGAGCCCCAGCCAGGCCCGGGGCTGGAGCCACCTGCCGGGGAAGGTTAGAGGGGGCGCTGTGTTACTTCTGCGTGGCGCCCAACCTCTCCGAGCTTGGGCTTCCCGACCAATGCCGGAGGGAGCCTGGCAGCAAAAGACGCTCGAGGAGTTTGCAAGGCACTGGAAGGTCATGTGGTTGGTAAACAGCTGGGGCCAGCCCCCGACGCCGCCCTTACTCCCAGATTTGGGAAGGGGTCCCCCTGAGGACTCACCTGCCACCCCAAAGCGCCGCTGACCCACTGACTGGCCCCAACAGGCGACCCACCGATCTGCTCGAGAAAGCCATGTCCGCCGCCGGCACGCCGTCCGGTGGCAGCTATTCCAAAGCCCACAGGTTCCGCAGCTGCGGAACGAGGACTTCTGGGAAATGCAGTTTCTTCTAGGCGGAGCCCTCATTGCCGCGGGAGTTGTAGTTCTACGTAGGCGCACCGCATCTTAGGCGTGAGCGTAAATGACCACAGGAGAGTGTAGTTCTTCTTGTGGACCAGCAGGTGACAGGCGAACGGCGCCTCCTCTGCATGCGCGTGCGTACAAGACATTATGTCCCTGGGTCTGCTGGGAGTTGTAGTTCCTTCTCCTGTAGATCTACAGAGGGTACCCTGGGGTGACGGCGGCGCAGCTGGTGGCAGCCTCAGGAAACGGCTGGTTGAATTTCCCACCCCCAGCAGGAGCCACGCAGACGGCACACGGCTGGAAGCTTTCCTTTAGCCCCAGCCAAGTCTCCACCCCTTGGCGGGGAGCCCAGGAGGTCTGAGTTGGTGTTGGCTGGATGTCCTTGGGGTGGTCATTCAGTTTCTCAATCTGCAGAACTCAACGGTTGCAGGCTTGCCCTTGGCGGTGCCCCCGTTCAGGCCCTATTTTTCTAATACTCATATCTGAGCCCTTTCCCTTCTTACACACCCTCTACGGCTCCCCATTGCCCCAGGGAAAATATCTGGCAGGCATTTGAAGCCCGCTctcgccacacacacacacaccctaaacTTCAGCTACAACCTCTTCTGCCTGGTGCTCCcctattcatctttttaaaatgctcctCAGATACTCtcctttcccccagtcctatcCCTCCCTCTGGCCCAACACTGCCCCCACACAGCTCTCCCCAGACTCTCCCTGAAGCCCAGGGCGCCCTCAAGGGCCAGGCTTGCAGCTGAGTCCCTGCAGGCACCCCAGCATctcccagcctggggaggggtaGGGGAGTTTTTTCTGCATTAATAAACTGTAGTCTCCCAGGAGCACCCTGAGTGGGCAAGAGTGGGTGGCTGGACCTAATCCAGCTCTGGCAGCAAATTCCAGGGGAtaggagtggggaagggatgaTTAACCCCTTGTCCTCTGAAGCCCATCCTACCTGCACCATCATTTAGCAAACCACTACAATACTACAGCAGTACAATAATAATGCCAATAATGTATGGAGCACTTTCCCTGCTGAGCAAACTCATGAGGAAATTAATTCCATAGAGAAATAAATGGAGTCTcagggaagggacttgcccaaggtcacatatcaGCAAAGGGCAGAGGCTGGATTTGAACCGTGGGCTTTCTGGCTCCGGCTGGGACCAGGGTCACCAGTTAAATTGGCCTATCTGTGAAACTCCAATTCCTTAATTACCCATAGCTCCAAGATATCTGTTTAATGGTTTAACGAATTTAACAATTTGCAGAACTTGGAATCACACAGCCGTGGTTCCAAGTCCCATCTCTGCCCCCCAGCTTGCCTTGTGACCTTGTGCCatttatgagcctcagtttccccacctgaaaTTGCAAAGATCTGGGAGACTGTAGAACGGAAAGGTCAGCAGAGAGAGAGGGGCATGGGGGCTCCGTTTGGAGGGGACAGGGCAGTTTGGAGGCAGGGGCTAGCCGAGGAGATCCTCTTTGCAGACAGGAGGGGCCCGGAAGACCTCAGGTTGCGACCCCTTCTCGGCGGTTAACCAGGCccaatccctccctccacctccgcAAGCCTTGAGGGAGGCGGGGCCGTTGCCACAAGAGCCCGCCCTGATCCCGAAGTTGCCGCCTCTGATTGGCAGTCTAAGTAGGCCAGGTCATTATGCAGCTGCGATTGGCCGAGGCTCCAGTCAGTCGGCGCGCggtcccgccccccccccccccccacggggAGACACTTAAAGGGCTGTCTCGCTAGGCGGTAGCGGGATGTCCCCGCACTGACCGCCCTGGGTCCGCGCCCGCCCGCTTAAACGCGCCCGGCCCGACCCCGCGCCACCATGTAAACGGCGCCCGCAGGCGGACGCCGGCTTCTCCGCCCGGGACCCCTT from Balaenoptera musculus isolate JJ_BM4_2016_0621 chromosome 3, mBalMus1.pri.v3, whole genome shotgun sequence encodes the following:
- the MRPL34 gene encoding 39S ribosomal protein L34, mitochondrial; its protein translation is MAFSSRSVGRLLGPVSGSAALWGGRWLQPRAWLGLPDAWGLPAVQQTRGKARGNEYQPSNIKRKNKHGWIRRLSKPNGVQVILRRMHKGRKSLSH
- the DDA1 gene encoding DET1- and DDB1-associated protein 1; protein product: MADFLKGLPVYNKSNFSRFHADSVCKASNRRPSVYLPTREYPSEQIIVTEKTNILLRYLHQQWDKKNAAKKRDQEQVDLEGESSAPPRKVARTDSPDMHEDT